A region from the Vicinamibacterales bacterium genome encodes:
- a CDS encoding sigma-54 dependent transcriptional regulator produces the protein MSSAKPANRRRVLVVDDEPMVIDWLKMVVEQADHTPGYEVRAAAVGSRAIELFKSWRPDVVLLDIVLPDIDGIALLRQLKAIDPSPEMIVISGVGTITRALEAGQAGAFYFLEKSNFDPAGLLSILDRAGNLQVERAQHQRLKEQVRGQYAFSNIIGKSTNMRDLFELIEAVAESDANILIQGENGVGKELFANAIHVRSRRSHGPFIKINCAALPKDLIESELFGYKKGAFTGATADKVGLLELAAGGSLMLDEIGEMPLLLQTKLLRVLQEREYRPIGSDRLVKVDFRLICATNIEPEAALKAGRLREDLYFRINTVTLRVPPLREHSEDVPLLCAHFLDKFNTRYQKNVKGISPAAYRLLIRFRWPGNVRELENAIERAVLVAKSGEVQPADLPEPIRGDAVADDAFTVPPHHTLAEIERMAVLQTLQRTNWNKQEAAQILGLYRPTLYSKIKKHDIKDPRTPGRVVEETG, from the coding sequence ATGTCATCAGCCAAACCGGCCAACCGGCGCCGCGTCCTCGTCGTTGATGACGAGCCGATGGTCATCGACTGGCTCAAGATGGTGGTGGAGCAGGCCGACCACACGCCCGGCTACGAAGTACGTGCCGCGGCGGTCGGGTCGCGGGCCATCGAGCTGTTCAAATCGTGGCGTCCCGACGTGGTCCTGCTCGACATTGTCCTGCCGGATATCGACGGCATCGCGCTGCTGCGCCAGCTCAAGGCGATTGACCCGTCGCCGGAGATGATCGTGATCAGCGGCGTGGGCACGATTACCCGCGCGCTGGAAGCCGGACAGGCCGGCGCGTTCTACTTCCTCGAAAAATCGAATTTCGACCCGGCCGGCCTGCTGTCGATCCTGGATCGGGCGGGGAACCTGCAAGTGGAGCGCGCCCAGCACCAGCGCCTCAAGGAACAGGTGCGCGGGCAGTACGCTTTCTCCAACATCATCGGCAAGAGCACGAACATGCGCGACCTGTTCGAGCTGATCGAGGCGGTGGCGGAAAGCGACGCCAACATCCTGATCCAGGGTGAGAACGGCGTCGGCAAGGAGCTGTTCGCCAACGCCATCCACGTGCGCAGCCGACGATCGCACGGCCCCTTCATCAAGATCAATTGCGCGGCGTTGCCGAAGGACCTGATCGAGTCGGAGCTGTTCGGCTACAAGAAAGGCGCGTTTACCGGGGCGACCGCCGACAAGGTGGGCCTGCTGGAACTCGCCGCCGGCGGCTCGCTGATGCTCGACGAGATCGGCGAGATGCCGCTGCTGCTGCAAACCAAGTTGCTGCGCGTGCTGCAGGAGCGCGAGTACCGGCCGATTGGCAGCGACCGCCTGGTCAAGGTGGACTTCCGGTTGATCTGCGCCACCAACATCGAGCCCGAGGCCGCGCTCAAGGCCGGCCGGCTTCGCGAAGACCTGTACTTCCGCATCAACACCGTCACCCTGCGCGTGCCGCCGTTGCGCGAGCACTCGGAAGACGTGCCGCTGCTGTGCGCGCACTTCCTCGACAAGTTCAACACGCGCTACCAGAAGAACGTGAAGGGCATTTCTCCGGCCGCCTACCGCCTGTTGATCCGGTTCCGCTGGCCCGGGAACGTGCGCGAGCTCGAGAACGCGATTGAGCGGGCGGTGCTGGTGGCCAAGTCGGGCGAGGTGCAGCCCGCGGACCTGCCCGAGCCGATTCGCGGCGACGCGGTGGCCGACGACGCCTTCACGGTGCCGCCGCACCACACGCTGGCCGAGATCGAGCGCATGGCGGTGCTGCAGACGCTGCAGCGGACCAACTGGAACAAGCAGGAGGCCGCCCAGATTCTGGGGTTGTACCGGCCGACGTTGTATAGCAAGATCAAGAAACACGACATCAAGGACCCGCGCACTCCGGGGCGCGTGGTCGAGGAGACCGGATGA
- a CDS encoding lmo0937 family membrane protein: MLNTILIVLVILWLLGMVSSYTLGGFIHLLLVLAIAVMLIRVIQGRKPV, translated from the coding sequence ATGTTGAACACAATACTCATCGTGCTCGTCATCCTCTGGCTGCTCGGCATGGTGAGCTCCTACACGCTGGGCGGGTTCATCCATCTCCTGCTGGTGTTGGCGATCGCCGTGATGCTGATTCGGGTCATCCAGGGCCGGAAACCCGTATAG
- a CDS encoding YtxH domain-containing protein, protein MRMMNENESSGSGIFLLGAVAGALVGAGVALLMAPKAGTEMRQDLNAGFTSLRDAAARRYREMAERAGVQLEDIEEKADQLADQLESSAREVLDAASSKIGQAKSRVAAMRDGSAGGPTNARHS, encoded by the coding sequence ATGAGAATGATGAACGAGAACGAATCCTCCGGCAGCGGCATCTTCCTGCTGGGCGCCGTCGCCGGCGCGCTGGTCGGTGCAGGTGTCGCCCTGCTGATGGCGCCGAAGGCCGGCACCGAGATGCGGCAGGACCTGAATGCCGGCTTCACCTCGCTGCGCGACGCCGCCGCGCGTCGCTATCGCGAAATGGCGGAGCGGGCCGGTGTGCAGCTCGAGGACATCGAAGAGAAGGCCGACCAGCTCGCCGACCAGCTCGAGTCGTCCGCGCGCGAGGTGCTGGATGCGGCGTCGAGCAAGATCGGGCAAGCGAAGTCCCGTGTCGCGGCGATGCGCGACGGCAGCGCCGGCGGTCCCACTAACGCCCGTCACTCGTAG
- a CDS encoding response regulator translates to MSTSSTMANPQSGKHILVVDDYADALDIWAIYLQTMGYRVSTAADGLSAVAQAERLLPDLVVLDLELPGLSGFEAAKRLRENPATREIPLIAATGYSHARQLDLARQSGFDAVVVKPCDPDMLVQEIERLLPARREQLQPSRPAVEQPHNNG, encoded by the coding sequence ATGTCGACCTCTTCGACCATGGCGAACCCTCAGAGCGGCAAGCACATTCTGGTTGTTGACGACTACGCCGACGCGCTCGACATATGGGCGATCTACCTGCAAACGATGGGGTATCGCGTGTCAACCGCGGCCGACGGCCTGAGCGCCGTCGCCCAGGCAGAACGGCTGCTGCCGGACCTGGTCGTGCTGGACCTCGAGTTGCCAGGTCTCTCTGGCTTCGAGGCCGCCAAGCGCCTACGGGAAAACCCCGCGACTCGCGAAATTCCACTGATTGCCGCCACCGGGTACTCCCATGCGCGGCAGCTCGACCTGGCGCGCCAGAGCGGCTTCGACGCCGTCGTGGTGAAGCCGTGCGATCCCGACATGCTGGTGCAGGAGATCGAACGCCTGCTGCCTGCTCGTCGTGAACAGCTCCAGCCCAGCCGTCCGGCTGTGGAGCAGCCTCATAACAATGGGTAA
- a CDS encoding histidine kinase dimerization/phospho-acceptor domain-containing protein, with amino-acid sequence MQPNMAQVLNTLAHEIRTPLAVSQGYLKLYADGRLTTPDDQRRALQQSREALGVIATLCAEMGKVSALSEVPAPTLAARIDAADLVQELTSASELAGATWAGDRPAGAQIATNAPRDLTRAITVWVKAAFDQAKAAPHAVEIHASEDALILLAGAESTVGALRAGPGGDTTRAIDVVHGGKGLSLIWAAFVLDQHHVEAWTLQDHKASIGFRIPLVTV; translated from the coding sequence ATGCAGCCGAACATGGCGCAAGTCTTGAATACACTGGCCCACGAGATACGCACGCCGCTCGCGGTCTCGCAGGGGTACTTGAAGCTCTATGCCGACGGCCGGCTCACCACGCCAGACGATCAACGCCGCGCGCTGCAACAATCGCGCGAGGCGCTCGGCGTGATCGCCACGCTGTGTGCGGAGATGGGCAAGGTCAGTGCCCTCTCCGAGGTGCCGGCGCCGACGCTGGCGGCCCGGATCGACGCCGCTGACCTCGTGCAGGAGTTGACCTCGGCGAGCGAACTCGCGGGCGCGACGTGGGCCGGTGACCGGCCGGCCGGGGCACAGATCGCGACCAACGCCCCGCGTGACCTGACACGAGCCATCACCGTGTGGGTCAAGGCGGCGTTCGACCAGGCGAAGGCCGCACCCCACGCCGTTGAGATTCACGCCAGCGAGGACGCGCTGATACTCCTGGCCGGCGCGGAAAGCACGGTCGGTGCGCTGCGGGCCGGACCGGGCGGCGACACCACCAGGGCGATTGACGTCGTGCACGGCGGCAAGGGGCTGTCACTGATCTGGGCGGCGTTCGTCCTGGACCAGCATCACGTCGAGGCATGGACCCTGCAGGATCACAAGGCGTCGATCGGGTTTCGGATTCCATTGGTAACAGTATGA